The nucleotide sequence TGTTCCAATTTGTGCGGCTATTGAAACACTCATAATTTCCCAACCAGCTTTTAGGATTCGGTTTTCAGTTTTCCAAAGACTTACAATTAAAGGCTGTAGCCAAAGAATGAAAAACAAGGCGATATAACTCAGTTGAAATCCTACGTCAAACAGAAAATAAGGTTGGAATAGTAAGATTAGAAAGAGAGAAACGATTATGGTGTGGTAAATGTAAGTACTGCGACGGAGGTAGTAGCCCACGGCGACAAACGAAAACATAGTCACAGCTCGAACTACTGATGGTGCTAATCCTGCGATTAAGGCAAAAAGAGATAATAAACCAATTGTGAGTGCTAGTTTTAAAAACGCTCCTTTTTTAGTATTGGGAATGGGTTTTAAAACAAAGTTTAAGAATAGTAAAATGAATCCAATATGGAGTCCTGAAACGGATAAGATGTGAATGGCTCCCGCAAATTGGTAATCTTGCATGACCTCGCGTGAGATGTCTTGTTTTTGTCCAAGGATGAGTGCGACAGCAACATTCAATTCTTTGGGATTGAAATCTGCTTGTTCCAAATTGTGGATGATAGTCGAACGAAGTTTAGCCGTGTAGTAATTAAGGTCTTTGTGAACAACGGGACTCACAAGGTGGTTCTTGTTATTCAAATAGAGTTGGCTGTAGATTTGTTTGTTTTCTAAATATTTTCCGTAGTCAAATTGATTGGGGTTGAAGGGAATTTTATTTCGGATTAATCTGCCTTTGATGAGTAGTTGCGCTCCTATTTCGAGTTTTTGAATTGCAATTTCTTTAGGTGAGTTCAATAAGATTTTGCCCGTAACAATACTGTCGTTGATGGTAGAAACAGTTGCTATATAACGGTCATTCTTAGTAGTGCTTTTTATTTTTTCTTGAATGGTTACCGCAATTAAATTCTCGGTTTCAAAGTAATTTGAATTATGGGTGTAATGGTTGTTTTGATTGGATTCGTTATGCGTGACTAGGCTAGTTGAACCAATGGAAAACGATAGGAAGAAAGTCGCTAGACCGAAAAATATTCCTTTTTTTGAGCTGTTTTTTTGGAACAAATAGCTAATAAGGAAAACCGAAAAACAGATAATAATCATTCCAAATCCCTCCGTAATACTGGGTTTGGAATAAAAAGCGAATAGGATTCCGAGAACGAATCCAATCACAACTCGGGTTAAAGGGAATTGCAGTACTTTCATAATTCTAAAGTACTAATTTTCTGAATATAATCGTGGTCATTATTCTTTTTTTGATCAGAATAAGCTTTGATATATTTCAAATAAGCTTTGATTTAATCAAACTCTTTTAGAGTATCATCAATTTTTAAAATCTGCGAATATCTGCTAAATCTGCGTGCTTTTTTTTTACGCAGATTTAGCAGATATTCACAGATGAGTGTCTAATAGTAATTTATAAAATTCTCGTTTTTTATTCTAAAACTCTATTCAGTTGAGTGAAACTTTTTTGATAGTAGGATTCCTTAGTCGAAGAAATGATGACCCCTCTTGAAGTAGAGGAGTGAATGAATTTTATTTCATCATCGTTAGCCTCGGTTATTATCCCAACATGATTGATGCGGGAACTGTTATTGGTTTTAAAGAAAATTAAGTCTCCTTTTTGCGCTTTAGAAGTATTTTTCCCTAAATCAATTCCAGTTTTGGCTTGGTCATAGGAAGTTCTTGGAAGTTTGATGTCAAACTGTCCAAAAGTGTTGTAAACCAGTCCAGAACAATCGAAACCAGCTTTAGTTGTACCTGCCATTTTATAAGGTACACCAATGTTTTCTATCGCAGTATCTATGATTTGGTCGGCTAGTGTGTTACTTTTTTTAGTAACAATTTTCGAAGTCGATTTACAAGAAGCGAATAAAACTATGCAAAGGAGGATGGGGATAATTTTTTTCAAAAGAGCGTTATTAAGATTTAACCACAAAGTTTTTTTAACCACAAAGTGCACAAAGTAGACACTAAGGTCACTAAGCTTTTTTAAACACAAATTTTCTGTGATAATCTGTGCAATCTGTGTTTTGAAAATTTATTTTTTTAATTCTGTTACAATTAACCTAGCCGTTTTTTCGCTTGCACCTTCACCACCTAATTTTTGTTCTAGCAAGTCGTATTTTTCAAGCAAGCTCTGGCGATACTGAGGCTCTAGGATTTTTGTCAATTCCTTTTTGATGTTAGCGGTGTTTAAATTGTCTTGAATCAATTCTG is from Flavobacterium sp. NG2 and encodes:
- a CDS encoding ComEC/Rec2 family competence protein, translated to MKVLQFPLTRVVIGFVLGILFAFYSKPSITEGFGMIIICFSVFLISYLFQKNSSKKGIFFGLATFFLSFSIGSTSLVTHNESNQNNHYTHNSNYFETENLIAVTIQEKIKSTTKNDRYIATVSTINDSIVTGKILLNSPKEIAIQKLEIGAQLLIKGRLIRNKIPFNPNQFDYGKYLENKQIYSQLYLNNKNHLVSPVVHKDLNYYTAKLRSTIIHNLEQADFNPKELNVAVALILGQKQDISREVMQDYQFAGAIHILSVSGLHIGFILLFLNFVLKPIPNTKKGAFLKLALTIGLLSLFALIAGLAPSVVRAVTMFSFVAVGYYLRRSTYIYHTIIVSLFLILLFQPYFLFDVGFQLSYIALFFILWLQPLIVSLWKTENRILKAGWEIMSVSIAAQIGTLPLSLYYFHQFPGLFFITNLIVIPCLTIIMIYGIVVMILAAFHITPTFIIKPFEWSIYGLNQVINWIASFKSFVLQDIPFNIYLLLSTYLCIITITLWFQKPKFNRLVWALIAIISFQLVHIKTQWEIQNGQEWIVFNQNYNSLITQRIGKQITAFTQDSLASRNNIQSYLVGNFSELKNTSKINNFTYFNRNKILILDSTGVYPPNSRPDILVLTQSPPINLERIIKTTQPKIVVADATNYKTIQKAWKQSCEKQKIPFHATAEKGYFILH
- a CDS encoding C40 family peptidase, whose protein sequence is MKKIIPILLCIVLFASCKSTSKIVTKKSNTLADQIIDTAIENIGVPYKMAGTTKAGFDCSGLVYNTFGQFDIKLPRTSYDQAKTGIDLGKNTSKAQKGDLIFFKTNNSSRINHVGIITEANDDEIKFIHSSTSRGVIISSTKESYYQKSFTQLNRVLE